The genomic stretch CTGATTCTCCAGTCGGACTCGTTGAATTGTCGGATGCTGATATGGGCATGCTTGCAGGGGGAACGGGTTACCCTAGCACCTGTGATCCGTGTGACCCGTGTTGCGAACAACCATCAAAGCATCCTGGCAGCAACGGAAGAGGCGTTGCCAAAGGTTGCAAGAAATGGTAAGTCAGCAAAAGGCAATGCTGATGGGATTAATACTAAATCACTACAGCAGATTGTCTAGGCCTTTGAGCGCACCAATTACTGCAGTTGATTAGTGCGTCAG from Cyanobacteria bacterium FACHB-DQ100 encodes the following:
- a CDS encoding mersacidin/lichenicidin family type 2 lantibiotic; protein product: MSTFDIIRAWKDEDYRLSLTDAQRAMLPDSPVGLVELSDADMGMLAGGTGYPSTCDPCDPCCEQPSKHPGSNGRGVAKGCKKW